From Fusarium oxysporum f. sp. lycopersici 4287 chromosome 10, whole genome shotgun sequence, the proteins below share one genomic window:
- a CDS encoding Ras-like protein Rab-11B, which translates to MANDEYDFLFKVVLIGDSGVGKSNLLSRFTRNEFNLDSKSTIGVEFATRSIQVDSKTIKAQIWDTAGQERYRAITSAYYRGAVGALLVYDISKHQTYENVTRWLKELRDHADANIVIMLVGNKSDLRHLRAVPTEEAKSFASTKILPNLTQEGPSY; encoded by the exons ATGGCCAACGACGAGTATGAT TTCCTCTTCAAAG TCGTCCTGATCGGAGACTCTGGAGTCGGAAAGTCCAACCTTCTCAGTCGATTCACCCGCAATGAGTTCAACCTAGACTCAAAGTCGACCATCGGTGTCGAGTTCGCCACCAGATCCATCCAGGTCGACTCAAAGACAATCAAGGCCCAGATTTGGGACACCGCTGGCCAAGAGCGATACCGCGCCATCACTTCCGCCTACTACCGAGGCGCTGTTGGCGCTCTCCTCGTTTACGACATCAGCAAGCACCAGACCTACGAGAACGTCACACGATGGCTCAAGGAGTTGCGGGACCATGCCGACGCCAACATTGTCATTATGCTGGTTGGAAACAAGAGCGATTTGCGACACCTGAGAGCTGTTCCCACCGAGGAGGCCAAGTCTTTTGCTAGTACGAAAATCCTACCGAACTTGACACAGGAGGGTCCCTCTTATTGA
- a CDS encoding histone deacetylase 6/10 encodes METSITDAVDHPMKDAEAPNGFNRTSNTSIDDDDTASEDPCEEDEDPPPQDITFDQMRRRGLLPTGCCYDDRMKLHMNADFSPNAHHPEDPRRIHEIFKAFKKVGLVYTGPEAELPRIMRECPTRYMWRIPARAATREEICLAHHPDHFSWVENLDKISSAELRELTRQYDQGRESLYVGSMSYQAALLSAGGAIETCKNVVTGQVKNAFAVIRPPGHHAEFDAPMGFCFFNNVPVAVRVCQQDYPDICRKVLILDWDVHHGNGVQNIFYQDPNVLYISLHVYQNGLFYPGKPPNDMTPDGGIDKCGTDAGLGKNINIGWHDQGMGDGEYMAAFQKIVMPIAKEFNPDLVVISAGFDAADGDELGGCFVSPSCYAHMTHMLMSLADGKVAVCLEGGYNLKAISVSAVAVAKTLMGEPPPKMEIPKINKEAARILAKVQAHQAPYWECMRAGIVRIPTDIQPAISSRLHDVIRNAQRQVLQTKHNMIPLYIQREHLYKSYENQVLVTPGLHKEKKVLIIIHDPPELLAQPDVIDRSVDPHNAWVVDGVTDYIDWAVDQKFGVMDVNIPAYVTHDEESDSYVPGFKEKALTEQIQTLVCYLWDNYLQLYDADHIFVMGVGNAYLGVKVLLINRGKSTR; translated from the exons ATGGAGACAAGTATCACAgatgctgttgatcatcCAATGAAGGATGCAGAAGCGCCTAATGGGTTCAACCGTACTAGCAACACCAGTattgacgacgatgatacGGCATCCGAGGATCCAtgcgaggaggatgaagatccaCCACCTCAAGATATAACCTTCGACCAGATGCGTCGTAGAGGTTTGTTGCCAACAGGCTGTTGTTATGATGACCGGATGAAGTTGCATATGAATGCGGACTTTTCACCGAACGCACATCATCCTGAAGATCCCCGTCGCATCCACGAGATATTCAAGGCGTTCAAGAAGGTTGGCCTCGTCTATACAGGTCCCGAGGCAGAGTTGCCAAGAATTATGCGGGAGTGTCCCACACGTTATATGTGGCGCATACCTGCTCGTGCTGCCACCCGAGAGGAGATTTGCCTCGCCCATCATCCTGATCACTTTAGCTGGGTAGAAAACCTTGACAAGATAAGTTCGGCCGAGCTTCGAGAACTGACTAGGCAATATGATCAAGGGCGGGAATCTCTCTATGTTGGTAGTATGTCTTATCAGGCCGCCCTACTTTCAGCAGGGGGAGCCATCGAAACCTGCAAGAACGTCGTGACTGGTCAAGTCAAGAACGCATTCGCCGTGATCAGGCCACCAGGCCATCACGCAGAGTTTGATGCGCCAATGGGTTTTTGTTTCTTCAACAACGTCCCAGTAGCAGTCAGGGTCTGCCAGCAGGACTATCCAGACATTTGCCGAAAGGTTCTGATCCTGGATTGGGATGTTCACCACGGTAACGGTGTCCAAAACATTTTCTATCAGGACCCAAACGTCTTGTATATCTCTCTCCACGTCTACCAGAACGGTCTCTTCTATCCCGGTAAACCCCCCAATGATATGACACCGGATGGTGGAATCGACAAATGCGGAACAGATGCTGGCCTGGGTAAAAACATCAATATCGGCTGGCACGACCAAGGCATGGGTGACGGGGAATACATGGCGGCATTCCAGAAGATTGTGATGCCCATCGCCAAAGAGTTCAACCCGGACCTCGTGGTTATCTCTGCGGGAtttgatgctgctgatggtgatgagcttggggGTTGCTTCGTTTCTCCCAGCTGCTACGCTCATATGACACACATGTTGATGTCCTTGGCTGACGGAAAGGTTGCAGTGTGTCTAGAGGGAGGGTACAATCTTAAGGCTATCTCAGTGTCTGCAGTGGCCGTTGCGAAGACACTCATGGGCGAACCACCACCAAAGATGGAAATTCCTAAGATCAATAAGGAGGCCGCACGCATACTTGCCAAGGTTCAAGCTCATCAGGCCCCATATTGGGAGTGTATGAGGGCAGGCATCGTTCGTATTCCTACCGACATCCAGCCAGCGATATCCAGCCGTCTACATGACGTGATCAGAAACGCCCAGAGGCAGGTTCTGCAAACAAAGCATAACATGATACCTCTTTACATCCAGCGCGAGCATCTATACAAGTCATACGAGAACCAGGTCCTAGTGACACCAGGCCTtcacaaagaaaagaaggttCTCATTATTATTCACGATCC CCCCGAGCTTCTCGCTCAGCCAGATGTTATAGACAGATCTGTCGACCCTCATAATGCCTGGGTG GTCGATGGTGTAACGGACTACATTGACTGGGCAGTTGATCAAAAGTTCGGTGTCATGGACGTTAATATCCCAGCCTATGTCACCCACGACGAG GAATCCGACTCTTATGTACCTGGTTTCAAAGAGAAGGCTCTCACAGAACAGATCCAGACGTTGGTATGTTACCTGTGGGACAATTACTTGCAGCTTTACGATGCCGATCACATTTTCGTCATGGGCGTTGGCAATGCATATCTTGGAGTCAAAGTCCTTCTCATTAACCGAGGTAAGTCGACTCGTTGA
- a CDS encoding Ras-like protein Rab-11B translates to MANDEYDFLFKVVLIGDSGVGKSNLLSRFTRNEFNLDSKSTIGVEFATRSIQVDSKTIKAQIWDTAGQERYRAITSAYYRGAVGALLVYDISKHQTYENVTRWLKELRDHADANIVIMLVGNKSDLRHLRAVPTEEAKSFASENHLSFIETSALDASNVELAFQNILTEIYRIVSSKALDSGDSAQATIGAGTNISLSKPADDDAAKGGKCC, encoded by the exons ATGGCCAACGACGAGTATGAT TTCCTCTTCAAAG TCGTCCTGATCGGAGACTCTGGAGTCGGAAAGTCCAACCTTCTCAGTCGATTCACCCGCAATGAGTTCAACCTAGACTCAAAGTCGACCATCGGTGTCGAGTTCGCCACCAGATCCATCCAGGTCGACTCAAAGACAATCAAGGCCCAGATTTGGGACACCGCTGGCCAAGAGCGATACCGCGCCATCACTTCCGCCTACTACCGAGGCGCTGTTGGCGCTCTCCTCGTTTACGACATCAGCAAGCACCAGACCTACGAGAACGTCACACGATGGCTCAAGGAGTTGCGGGACCATGCCGACGCCAACATTGTCATTATGCTGGTTGGAAACAAGAGCGATTTGCGACACCTGAGAGCTGTTCCCACCGAGGAGGCCAAGTCTTTTGCTA GCGAGAACCACCTGTCGTTTATCGAGACCTCTGCCCTCGATGCCAGCAACGTCGAACTTGCATTCCAGAACATTCTGACTG AAATTTATCGCATTGTTTCAAGCAAGGCCCTCGACAGCGGTGACAGCGCCCAGGCCACCATAGGCGCAGGCACCAATATCTCCCTCAGCAAGCCTGCCGACGACGATGCTGCCAAGGGCGGAAAGTGCTGTTAA
- a CDS encoding histone deacetylase 6/10, translated as METSITDAVDHPMKDAEAPNGFNRTSNTSIDDDDTASEDPCEEDEDPPPQDITFDQMRRRGLLPTGCCYDDRMKLHMNADFSPNAHHPEDPRRIHEIFKAFKKVGLVYTGPEAELPRIMRECPTRYMWRIPARAATREEICLAHHPDHFSWVENLDKISSAELRELTRQYDQGRESLYVGSMSYQAALLSAGGAIETCKNVVTGQVKNAFAVIRPPGHHAEFDAPMGFCFFNNVPVAVRVCQQDYPDICRKVLILDWDVHHGNGVQNIFYQDPNVLYISLHVYQNGLFYPGKPPNDMTPDGGIDKCGTDAGLGKNINIGWHDQGMGDGEYMAAFQKIVMPIAKEFNPDLVVISAGFDAADGDELGGCFVSPSCYAHMTHMLMSLADGKVAVCLEGGYNLKAISVSAVAVAKTLMGEPPPKMEIPKINKEAARILAKVQAHQAPYWECMRAGIVRIPTDIQPAISSRLHDVIRNAQRQVLQTKHNMIPLYIQREHLYKSYENQVLVTPGLHKEKKVLIIIHDPPELLAQPDVIDRSVDPHNAWVVDGVTDYIDWAVDQKFGVMDVNIPAYVTHDEESDSYVPGFKEKALTEQIQTLVCYLWDNYLQLYDADHIFVMGVGNAYLGVKVLLINRDCKSRISGVVNFANGTLRPVKSEFDSDLSSWYKENSRVYIAGDHACWADPDLTRKVNKRRFGTVVRSPMFGLNKMMAHHAKEAREWILERVEEVADADMTEDEKS; from the exons ATGGAGACAAGTATCACAgatgctgttgatcatcCAATGAAGGATGCAGAAGCGCCTAATGGGTTCAACCGTACTAGCAACACCAGTattgacgacgatgatacGGCATCCGAGGATCCAtgcgaggaggatgaagatccaCCACCTCAAGATATAACCTTCGACCAGATGCGTCGTAGAGGTTTGTTGCCAACAGGCTGTTGTTATGATGACCGGATGAAGTTGCATATGAATGCGGACTTTTCACCGAACGCACATCATCCTGAAGATCCCCGTCGCATCCACGAGATATTCAAGGCGTTCAAGAAGGTTGGCCTCGTCTATACAGGTCCCGAGGCAGAGTTGCCAAGAATTATGCGGGAGTGTCCCACACGTTATATGTGGCGCATACCTGCTCGTGCTGCCACCCGAGAGGAGATTTGCCTCGCCCATCATCCTGATCACTTTAGCTGGGTAGAAAACCTTGACAAGATAAGTTCGGCCGAGCTTCGAGAACTGACTAGGCAATATGATCAAGGGCGGGAATCTCTCTATGTTGGTAGTATGTCTTATCAGGCCGCCCTACTTTCAGCAGGGGGAGCCATCGAAACCTGCAAGAACGTCGTGACTGGTCAAGTCAAGAACGCATTCGCCGTGATCAGGCCACCAGGCCATCACGCAGAGTTTGATGCGCCAATGGGTTTTTGTTTCTTCAACAACGTCCCAGTAGCAGTCAGGGTCTGCCAGCAGGACTATCCAGACATTTGCCGAAAGGTTCTGATCCTGGATTGGGATGTTCACCACGGTAACGGTGTCCAAAACATTTTCTATCAGGACCCAAACGTCTTGTATATCTCTCTCCACGTCTACCAGAACGGTCTCTTCTATCCCGGTAAACCCCCCAATGATATGACACCGGATGGTGGAATCGACAAATGCGGAACAGATGCTGGCCTGGGTAAAAACATCAATATCGGCTGGCACGACCAAGGCATGGGTGACGGGGAATACATGGCGGCATTCCAGAAGATTGTGATGCCCATCGCCAAAGAGTTCAACCCGGACCTCGTGGTTATCTCTGCGGGAtttgatgctgctgatggtgatgagcttggggGTTGCTTCGTTTCTCCCAGCTGCTACGCTCATATGACACACATGTTGATGTCCTTGGCTGACGGAAAGGTTGCAGTGTGTCTAGAGGGAGGGTACAATCTTAAGGCTATCTCAGTGTCTGCAGTGGCCGTTGCGAAGACACTCATGGGCGAACCACCACCAAAGATGGAAATTCCTAAGATCAATAAGGAGGCCGCACGCATACTTGCCAAGGTTCAAGCTCATCAGGCCCCATATTGGGAGTGTATGAGGGCAGGCATCGTTCGTATTCCTACCGACATCCAGCCAGCGATATCCAGCCGTCTACATGACGTGATCAGAAACGCCCAGAGGCAGGTTCTGCAAACAAAGCATAACATGATACCTCTTTACATCCAGCGCGAGCATCTATACAAGTCATACGAGAACCAGGTCCTAGTGACACCAGGCCTtcacaaagaaaagaaggttCTCATTATTATTCACGATCC CCCCGAGCTTCTCGCTCAGCCAGATGTTATAGACAGATCTGTCGACCCTCATAATGCCTGGGTG GTCGATGGTGTAACGGACTACATTGACTGGGCAGTTGATCAAAAGTTCGGTGTCATGGACGTTAATATCCCAGCCTATGTCACCCACGACGAG GAATCCGACTCTTATGTACCTGGTTTCAAAGAGAAGGCTCTCACAGAACAGATCCAGACGTTGGTATGTTACCTGTGGGACAATTACTTGCAGCTTTACGATGCCGATCACATTTTCGTCATGGGCGTTGGCAATGCATATCTTGGAGTCAAAGTCCTTCTCATTAACCGAG ATTGCAAGTCAAGAATCTCTGGGGTGGTAAACTTTGCCAATGGAACGCTCAGGCCAGTCAAGTCAGAGTTTGATTCAGATCTATCGTCGTGGTATAAAGAGAACTCACGAGTCTACATTGCAGGCGATCATGCATGCTGGGCTGATCCTGATCTGACTCGGAAAGTCAACAAACGACGCTTCGGGACAGTCGTCCGTAGTCCAATGTTTGGTCTGAACAAGATGATGGCGCATCATGCCAAGGAGGCACGGGAGTGGATCCTTGAGAGGGTCGAAGAAGTAGCAGATGCTGATATGACTGAAGATGAAAAGTCATAA